Proteins encoded in a region of the Calditrichota bacterium genome:
- a CDS encoding HDOD domain-containing protein: MVDMKSIVRKLEAVTDLPTLPTVYAKVSALVNDSRTTAAQVARVIESDQAITSKILRLVNSSFFGFSRRISSIHQAVILLGFNTIRNTVLSVSVFKMFETEQTTDFDLKNFWKHSIATGLLTKSLGRYLDTGMDEEAFAAGILHDIGKVVLNKYFPNEFGAALEKARSEQLPLFDAERQINGVSHSEIGEYIVDHWNLPYGLVEAVALHHTPGVLRSNPKLVCLVHVANIFSREMQVGFNGDFGVSEIDPFVYEELDVSEDDLNGFYIRTKEEIEENQEIFNILA, encoded by the coding sequence ATGGTTGACATGAAGAGCATTGTAAGAAAATTAGAAGCGGTGACGGATTTACCCACATTGCCCACCGTTTATGCAAAGGTATCCGCCCTGGTGAATGATTCCCGCACCACGGCTGCCCAGGTGGCCCGGGTAATTGAATCCGATCAGGCCATAACGTCCAAGATATTGCGCCTGGTAAACTCCTCATTTTTTGGTTTCAGCAGGCGGATTAGCTCCATTCATCAGGCTGTCATTTTGCTCGGGTTTAACACCATTCGAAATACAGTGCTGTCGGTTTCGGTCTTTAAGATGTTTGAAACAGAGCAGACAACGGATTTTGATTTGAAGAACTTTTGGAAACACTCCATTGCTACCGGACTCCTTACAAAATCCCTTGGGAGATACCTGGATACCGGCATGGATGAAGAAGCCTTTGCCGCAGGAATTCTTCACGATATTGGCAAGGTTGTTTTGAATAAATATTTTCCGAATGAATTCGGGGCTGCTCTGGAAAAAGCCCGTTCCGAACAATTGCCCCTGTTTGATGCGGAGCGTCAGATAAACGGCGTGTCTCATTCGGAAATCGGAGAATATATTGTGGATCACTGGAATTTGCCCTATGGTTTGGTGGAAGCGGTGGCGCTCCATCATACGCCGGGTGTTTTAAGAAGCAACCCCAAATTGGTTTGTCTGGTTCATGTGGCCAATATTTTTTCGCGTGAAATGCAGGTTGGTTTTAACGGCGATTTTGGGGTGTCTGAAATTGATCCGTTCGTTTATGAAGAATTGGATGTTTCAGAAGATGACCTGAACGGATTTTATATACGGACGAAAGAAGAAATTGAGGAAAATCAGGAGATTTTCAATATCCTGGCGTGA
- a CDS encoding response regulator, whose protein sequence is MAKKRILVVDDYPQVVEVLKIRLEASGYDVLTAYDGQEALKVARSEKPDLILLDVLLPKINGYKVARFLKYDQKYKHIPIIMLTSRAKKADAELGIQSGANEYVFKPYNPPQLMQLIRKYTG, encoded by the coding sequence ATGGCAAAAAAACGAATATTGGTAGTCGATGACTATCCTCAGGTGGTTGAGGTGCTGAAGATTCGACTGGAAGCGTCCGGGTATGACGTCCTAACGGCTTATGACGGACAGGAAGCCCTTAAGGTGGCCAGAAGCGAGAAACCGGATCTTATTTTATTGGACGTGCTCTTGCCCAAAATAAACGGCTACAAGGTTGCACGCTTCCTGAAATACGATCAGAAATATAAGCATATCCCAATTATCATGCTGACCTCCCGGGCCAAGAAGGCGGATGCGGAACTGGGGATTCAGTCGGGAGCAAATGAATACGTTTTTAAACCGTACAATCCGCCCCAGCTTATGCAATTGATTCGAAAATATACCGGATAA
- a CDS encoding cell wall metabolism sensor histidine kinase WalK: MQKQADEKQKVVDLELPGDYTQGEQSHQDWINLLIDSIFNVLGQSYCVVSWVKDYPIISIRSGKIPARNEVVALIERFQGAFREKFSGHFPKMISVNGVPLDKIPANGTRIPAEFDVAVSLQSGGATIGFLGLLSIGNGHVPKSQRELLRHSAFEISSALRMLWELMVLERNRLESIIQGMIDGIVLINENGDVLYANPSARTFLGLPQRRQIRLENLNEAHHLNIVSMIQESIRKQLDVQNKIRKVEAIGKILGINIQKVIDRNGVHLGWIVILRDITDSWEMDRLRKEFVADVSHNLHSPLTALTEGVYLLMDETAGPISEKQKRCLDMMRENIERMDRMVSHLLEITRMEIQDNQLERRRHVNMNVLMQKTIATYQWIADKKRIRIRGDIPSEEIVLLADRDQISQVFNNLLDNSIKFTPEGGTIWVGMKREGRELVCWVKDNGIGIPKSEQEAIFTKFHRVDNAFNTRIKGYGLGLSIAQEIVENYKGTIWVESDVGKGSTFRFRLPIEA; the protein is encoded by the coding sequence ATGCAAAAACAAGCGGATGAGAAACAGAAGGTAGTGGATCTGGAACTGCCGGGTGATTACACGCAGGGAGAACAATCTCATCAGGACTGGATTAACCTTTTGATTGATTCGATTTTTAACGTTTTGGGCCAATCGTATTGTGTGGTAAGCTGGGTGAAGGATTACCCCATTATCAGCATTCGCTCGGGTAAAATTCCTGCACGAAATGAAGTGGTTGCCCTTATTGAGCGATTTCAGGGCGCATTTCGGGAGAAATTTTCGGGACATTTTCCAAAGATGATCTCGGTGAACGGCGTACCACTGGATAAAATTCCTGCCAACGGAACACGGATTCCCGCCGAATTTGATGTGGCTGTTTCGTTGCAAAGTGGCGGGGCCACGATCGGTTTTCTGGGGCTGTTGTCCATTGGGAACGGGCATGTGCCCAAATCGCAGCGGGAGCTGTTGCGGCATTCCGCTTTTGAAATCAGCAGTGCGCTGCGTATGTTGTGGGAACTCATGGTGCTGGAACGGAATCGGCTGGAATCCATTATTCAGGGGATGATTGACGGAATTGTGCTGATCAATGAGAATGGCGATGTTTTATATGCCAATCCCTCCGCGCGTACCTTTCTGGGATTGCCGCAGCGCCGCCAGATTCGCCTGGAGAATTTGAATGAAGCCCATCACCTGAATATCGTCTCCATGATTCAGGAATCCATTCGAAAGCAATTGGATGTTCAGAATAAAATCAGAAAAGTGGAGGCGATCGGGAAAATTTTGGGGATCAACATCCAGAAGGTCATTGATCGGAATGGGGTCCATCTTGGCTGGATTGTTATTCTGCGCGACATCACCGACAGCTGGGAGATGGACCGTCTGCGGAAGGAATTTGTAGCCGATGTAAGTCACAATCTCCACTCCCCCCTAACGGCATTAACGGAGGGGGTGTATTTGCTGATGGACGAGACGGCCGGCCCCATTTCTGAAAAACAAAAGCGCTGCCTGGATATGATGCGTGAGAATATTGAGCGAATGGACCGGATGGTTTCTCACCTGCTGGAAATTACGCGGATGGAAATCCAGGATAATCAACTGGAACGCCGCCGGCACGTCAACATGAATGTTCTGATGCAAAAAACAATCGCCACTTATCAATGGATTGCCGATAAAAAGCGCATTCGAATCAGGGGAGATATTCCTTCGGAAGAAATTGTCTTGTTGGCCGATCGGGATCAAATTTCCCAGGTCTTTAACAATCTCCTGGATAATTCTATTAAATTTACGCCGGAAGGCGGAACCATCTGGGTGGGAATGAAGCGGGAAGGCCGCGAGCTTGTCTGTTGGGTAAAGGATAACGGGATTGGCATTCCAAAGTCGGAACAGGAAGCTATTTTTACGAAATTCCACCGGGTGGATAATGCCTTTAATACACGCATCAAAGGATATGGTCTGGGGCTCAGCATTGCCCAGGAAATTGTTGAAAATTACAAGGGAACCATCTGGGTTGAAAGCGATGTCGGCAAAGGCAGCACGTTCCGATTTCGCCTTCCGATCGAGGCATGA
- a CDS encoding prepilin peptidase has protein sequence MNTMAGMVLFFIFGLIFGSFLNVCIYRIPKGESLIWPPSHCPRCGAPVKPIDNIPVVSYLMLGGKCRSCKNPISVRYPLVELLTGALFAGLFWRFGLSSETFVFLVLGLLLIVISFIDIDYRLILNKITLPGIVVGTLLTLSFHVLSYTQVLMGFAIGGGGLLLIALLGTLLFRKESMGMGDIKLAAMVGVFLGVKGVAFTLLMAFFVAAFFSLGAMALKKANRQSQIPFGPFIAVASVMYLFWGEQMIRWYLRLMV, from the coding sequence ATGAATACGATGGCAGGAATGGTTCTTTTCTTTATTTTTGGGCTTATTTTTGGCAGTTTTTTGAATGTCTGCATTTACAGAATCCCCAAAGGAGAGTCACTGATCTGGCCGCCCTCCCACTGTCCCCGCTGCGGGGCGCCCGTCAAACCCATCGATAATATTCCGGTTGTGAGCTATCTGATGCTGGGAGGAAAATGTCGGTCGTGCAAGAACCCAATTTCGGTTCGCTATCCGCTTGTGGAATTGCTGACCGGCGCTCTTTTCGCGGGACTGTTCTGGAGATTTGGATTGAGCAGCGAAACCTTTGTTTTTCTGGTCCTGGGGCTGCTCCTGATTGTCATCAGTTTTATTGACATCGATTACCGCCTGATTTTGAACAAAATCACCCTTCCGGGGATTGTCGTGGGAACCCTTCTGACCCTTTCATTTCATGTGCTTTCGTACACGCAGGTTTTGATGGGGTTTGCCATTGGGGGAGGGGGCCTGCTTCTGATTGCACTTTTGGGCACCTTGTTATTTCGGAAAGAGAGTATGGGAATGGGAGACATCAAACTGGCGGCAATGGTGGGTGTTTTTTTGGGGGTAAAGGGTGTGGCCTTTACGCTTCTGATGGCCTTTTTTGTGGCGGCATTTTTCAGTCTGGGCGCGATGGCGCTGAAAAAGGCCAACCGGCAGTCTCAAATTCCCTTCGGGCCCTTTATTGCGGTAGCATCCGTCATGTACCTGTTTTGGGGGGAACAGATGATCCGCTGGTATCTGAGACTGATGGTATAG
- a CDS encoding MerR family transcriptional regulator yields MFGMADMRFMTSKEVTRKLDISLRQLYYWELKGIVKPKSVLMGSREFKRYSNRDVEILKKVKNYLDEGYTLARAIQKANKNNQSN; encoded by the coding sequence GTGTTTGGAATGGCGGACATGCGTTTCATGACCAGTAAGGAGGTCACTCGTAAATTGGACATCAGTCTGCGGCAGTTGTACTACTGGGAGCTGAAGGGAATTGTAAAACCAAAATCCGTGCTGATGGGATCCCGGGAATTCAAGCGCTATTCAAACCGGGATGTGGAGATATTAAAAAAGGTGAAGAATTATCTGGATGAGGGGTATACGCTGGCGCGCGCCATTCAAAAGGCCAATAAAAATAATCAGTCGAATTAG